A stretch of the Desulfovibrio porci genome encodes the following:
- a CDS encoding tetratricopeptide repeat protein produces the protein MRISLNSLGRLAGGALLLCCAACGPHYLSDPLTPEEHLTLGKAYEARGENERAQGQYTAAAATVPEGDFYLGNLAAAGGQDAAALEYYRKAQPDMPDDPHLNNNLAWVLCRLGEKNNDKKQLQEAAVLARKALAAAPPELKPLCEDTLRHAQRVLRGEAPTENSLPPPRRRRARQDDNLPGATAPVAVGPGTPSGGAAAARPAPMTPSAPHQPALTRPGAVRLSRGQERSPS, from the coding sequence ATGCGCATATCGCTCAACAGTCTGGGCCGTCTTGCGGGTGGGGCGTTGCTGCTCTGTTGCGCGGCCTGCGGGCCGCATTATCTGTCTGATCCGCTGACGCCCGAGGAGCATCTGACTCTGGGCAAGGCCTATGAGGCACGCGGCGAAAACGAACGCGCCCAGGGTCAGTACACGGCGGCGGCCGCCACGGTGCCGGAAGGAGATTTCTATCTGGGCAATCTGGCCGCCGCCGGAGGACAGGACGCCGCCGCTTTGGAGTATTACCGCAAAGCGCAGCCGGACATGCCTGACGACCCGCATTTGAACAACAACCTGGCCTGGGTGCTCTGCCGCTTGGGCGAGAAGAACAACGACAAAAAACAGTTGCAGGAGGCCGCTGTCCTGGCCCGCAAGGCTCTGGCCGCCGCGCCGCCTGAACTGAAGCCTCTTTGCGAGGATACCCTGCGCCATGCGCAACGGGTTCTGCGCGGCGAAGCTCCCACGGAGAATTCCTTGCCTCCGCCGCGACGGCGGCGGGCGCGGCAGGATGACAACCTGCCCGGCGCAACGGCTCCGGTCGCCGTCGGTCCGGGCACGCCGTCCGGAGGCGCGGCTGCGGCCCGTCCCGCGCCAATGACGCCGTCCGCGCCGCATCAGCCCGCACTCACCCGGCCCGGCGCCGTCCGACTTAGTCGTGGGCAGGAGCGGAGCCCATCATAA
- a CDS encoding PA2779 family protein — MSMCLFRVAALLLIPLLAMSPRAVAGFIPTLHNLSDEGARRLEAARQDLEGRIVRQYLMARGQKEEAAAGTVAGMSDKQRRRTIDVDIPRYIKGNSGDALLILLGILLVGGVVLGAALGGGSSQCDDDDYHRNYCCP; from the coding sequence ATGTCCATGTGTCTTTTCAGAGTTGCGGCCTTGCTGCTTATCCCGCTCTTGGCGATGAGTCCGCGCGCCGTGGCCGGTTTCATTCCCACCCTGCACAATCTTTCGGATGAGGGCGCGCGCCGGCTGGAGGCGGCGCGGCAGGACCTGGAAGGGCGGATCGTGCGTCAGTATCTCATGGCGCGCGGCCAGAAGGAAGAAGCGGCGGCCGGAACCGTGGCCGGTATGAGCGACAAGCAACGCCGCAGGACCATTGATGTGGACATCCCCAGATACATCAAGGGGAATTCCGGCGACGCCCTGCTGATCCTGCTGGGGATCCTGCTTGTGGGCGGCGTCGTGCTCGGGGCCGCGCTGGGCGGCGGTTCTTCCCAGTGCGATGACGACGATTATCACAGAAATTACTGCTGCCCCTGA
- a CDS encoding phosphoglycerate dehydrogenase yields the protein MKILVTPRSFGKNNPELFDILRDAGLEIIRNDSGGILSEAAVKEKLAPCEGVILGVDPMNAAVLAAAPKLRAIAKYGVGLDNIDLEACKARGIAVSRTVGANSNAVADYALTLMLAVARKAALIDRRCRDKDWSKITGIDLYGRTLGIVGLGAIGKCVARRARGFDMKILAHDVVWDEAYARENGIERADVDRICREADFISLHTVLTEETRNLINAERLSVMKKTAILINTARGGLIDEAALLAALQEGRIYGAGLDVFEQEPPADPAWYTLDNLVMGSHCSSSTAGATEQMGHMAVANLLRDLGLR from the coding sequence GTGAAGATTCTTGTTACACCCCGTTCCTTCGGCAAAAACAATCCCGAGCTTTTTGACATCCTGCGCGACGCCGGGCTGGAAATCATCCGCAACGACAGCGGCGGCATCCTCTCCGAGGCGGCCGTCAAGGAAAAACTGGCCCCCTGTGAGGGCGTCATTCTGGGCGTGGACCCCATGAACGCCGCCGTGCTGGCCGCCGCGCCGAAGCTGCGCGCCATCGCCAAGTACGGCGTGGGCCTGGACAATATTGACCTGGAGGCCTGCAAGGCGCGCGGCATCGCCGTCTCGCGCACCGTGGGGGCCAACAGCAATGCCGTGGCGGACTACGCCCTGACCCTGATGCTGGCCGTGGCCCGCAAGGCGGCGCTCATCGACCGGCGCTGCCGCGATAAGGACTGGAGCAAGATCACCGGCATCGACCTCTACGGCAGAACGCTGGGCATTGTGGGCCTGGGGGCCATCGGCAAATGCGTGGCCCGCCGGGCGCGCGGCTTCGACATGAAAATTCTGGCCCACGACGTGGTCTGGGACGAAGCCTACGCCCGCGAAAACGGCATCGAACGGGCCGATGTGGACCGCATCTGCCGCGAAGCCGATTTCATCAGCCTGCATACGGTGCTCACGGAGGAAACCCGCAACCTGATCAACGCCGAGCGCCTGTCCGTCATGAAAAAAACCGCCATACTCATCAACACGGCGCGCGGCGGGCTCATTGACGAGGCCGCGCTGCTGGCCGCCCTGCAGGAAGGACGCATCTACGGCGCGGGCCTGGACGTCTTTGAGCAGGAACCCCCGGCGGACCCGGCCTGGTATACGCTGGACAATCTGGTCATGGGCTCGCACTGCTCCTCGTCCACGGCCGGGGCCACCGAGCAGATGGGGCATATGGCCGTGGCCAATCTGCTGCGCGATCTGGGCCTGCGCTGA